The Roseovarius indicus genome has a segment encoding these proteins:
- a CDS encoding HlyU family transcriptional regulator, with translation MERLPMSLLSRLFGSGSGSEKGSAPQHEPVTYEGFTIHPEPIKEGGTYRVAARIEKEVEGEMRSHQLIRADMVSDPDQAATESTRKAQRLIDERGDKLFDRPR, from the coding sequence ATGGAAAGGCTGCCCATGTCGCTCTTGTCACGTCTCTTCGGGTCCGGCTCCGGGTCGGAGAAGGGCTCTGCGCCTCAGCACGAGCCGGTCACGTACGAGGGCTTCACCATCCATCCCGAGCCGATCAAGGAAGGCGGCACCTATCGCGTGGCCGCGCGGATCGAGAAGGAAGTGGAGGGCGAGATGCGCTCGCACCAACTGATCCGGGCCGACATGGTGAGCGACCCAGATCAGGCGGCGACGGAATCGACGCGCAAGGCGCAGCGGCTGATCGACGAGCGGGGCGACAAACTGTTCGACCGGCCCCGGTGA
- a CDS encoding thiol-disulfide oxidoreductase DCC family protein, protein MARDLSDLPQDLRDRIAGQDLVVFDGECVLCSGFFRFMLAHDRAGRFRFATAQSPLGTELYTALGLSTEEYETNLVIVGGRIYEKLDAFAAAMRAIGWPWRGLSAVRVLPAWLKTPAYTAIARNRYRLFGRYETCMMPDAAVRARFLQGGWG, encoded by the coding sequence ATGGCCAGAGACCTCTCAGACCTTCCCCAGGACCTGCGCGACCGGATCGCGGGGCAGGATCTTGTCGTCTTCGACGGGGAATGCGTGCTCTGCTCGGGGTTCTTCCGCTTCATGCTGGCCCATGACCGGGCCGGGCGGTTCCGGTTCGCCACGGCCCAGTCGCCGCTTGGCACCGAGCTTTACACCGCGCTGGGGCTGTCGACGGAGGAGTACGAGACCAACCTCGTGATCGTGGGCGGCCGGATTTACGAGAAGCTCGATGCCTTTGCCGCGGCGATGCGGGCGATCGGCTGGCCATGGCGGGGGCTGTCGGCGGTGCGCGTGTTGCCGGCGTGGCTCAAGACGCCCGCCTATACCGCCATCGCGCGCAACCGGTATCGCCTTTTCGGGCGGTACGAGACCTGCATGATGCCCGATGCCGCGGTCAGGGCGCGGTTCCTGCAAGGGGGCTGGGGATGA
- a CDS encoding DUF4166 domain-containing protein: protein MSGDPFDAAIAARGLAVAPAVRAFHAGEGVYEGRAEITRGRHVLVRLGLWLAGMPPEGRDVPVRVRVTGDRDGSVWRRDFGGHVTVSRLRHDRSSGHVEERFGPVRLALSVTVEGGALVVGVAGMSVLGVPVPKGLRPVSETREFEDEDGRFRFDVGARIPWLGPVIRYEGWLEPAPQARVSGSPAIPPRSSRSAGSPR from the coding sequence ATGAGCGGTGATCCGTTCGACGCGGCGATCGCGGCCAGGGGGCTGGCGGTGGCCCCGGCGGTGCGGGCGTTCCACGCGGGCGAGGGGGTCTATGAAGGCCGGGCCGAGATCACCCGGGGGCGGCACGTGTTGGTGCGGCTGGGGCTGTGGCTGGCGGGGATGCCGCCCGAGGGGCGGGATGTGCCGGTGCGCGTGCGCGTGACGGGAGACCGAGACGGCTCGGTCTGGCGGCGTGATTTCGGCGGGCACGTGACGGTGTCGCGCCTGCGCCATGACCGGTCGAGCGGGCATGTCGAGGAACGGTTCGGCCCGGTGCGCCTGGCGCTGTCGGTGACGGTCGAGGGCGGGGCGCTTGTCGTGGGCGTGGCCGGCATGTCGGTGCTGGGCGTGCCGGTGCCCAAGGGGCTGCGGCCGGTGAGCGAGACGCGGGAGTTCGAGGACGAGGACGGGCGGTTCCGCTTCGATGTGGGCGCCCGCATCCCGTGGCTCGGGCCGGTGATCCGCTACGAGGGGTGGCTTGAGCCCGCGCCTCAGGCGCGGGTCAGCGGTTCGCCAGCCATTCCGCCACGGTCATCCAGATCGGCAGGGTCGCCGCGCTGA
- a CDS encoding AEC family transporter, translating into MTGPNPRARTRRPMLPILVTGLLPVILLVLLGGLVRNRLSENAWAGLDRLNFEILFPALIFTAAASRPIEPASLLLVGPLVWSVLALGLALGWLARPFGPEKFLDFAGCWQAAWRFNTALGFVLVQALPSADIGMYSVTIGLGIPLANIFAVSALSRGTGLTAGAMLRRVALNPFLLASLAGVAVGLTGLKIPQPVLAPVTLLAEAAIPVALISIGATLNWRALGRLDRFTGVLVTTKLVILPLTVTLIALALGSSAPIVPVLVVFAALPTASAAHVLAAGFGADRKLAATLIAQTTILSAATLPIWMTVAEWLANR; encoded by the coding sequence ATGACGGGGCCGAACCCCCGCGCCCGGACCCGTCGCCCCATGCTGCCCATCCTCGTCACCGGCCTTCTGCCCGTCATCCTGCTTGTCCTGCTGGGCGGGCTGGTGCGCAACCGGCTGAGCGAGAACGCCTGGGCCGGTCTCGACCGGCTGAATTTCGAGATCCTCTTCCCGGCGCTGATCTTCACCGCCGCGGCCTCCCGGCCCATCGAGCCGGCTAGCCTGTTGCTGGTGGGTCCGCTGGTCTGGTCGGTGCTGGCTCTGGGGCTGGCGCTCGGCTGGCTCGCCCGACCGTTTGGTCCGGAAAAATTCCTCGACTTCGCCGGCTGCTGGCAGGCGGCATGGCGGTTCAACACGGCATTGGGCTTCGTGCTGGTGCAGGCCCTGCCCTCGGCCGATATCGGCATGTACTCGGTCACCATCGGCCTCGGCATCCCGCTGGCCAACATCTTCGCCGTCTCGGCACTGTCGCGCGGCACCGGGCTGACGGCGGGGGCGATGCTGCGCCGGGTGGCGCTCAACCCGTTCCTGCTGGCCAGCCTTGCGGGCGTGGCGGTGGGGCTCACCGGGCTGAAGATCCCCCAGCCGGTGCTGGCCCCGGTGACGCTTCTGGCCGAGGCTGCCATCCCGGTCGCCCTCATCTCCATCGGGGCCACACTCAACTGGCGGGCGCTGGGGCGGCTCGACCGGTTCACCGGGGTGCTGGTGACGACGAAACTCGTGATCCTGCCCCTGACCGTCACGCTGATCGCGCTGGCGCTCGGCTCCTCCGCCCCCATCGTGCCGGTGCTGGTGGTCTTCGCGGCCCTGCCCACGGCCTCGGCCGCGCATGTGCTGGCGGCGGGCTTCGGCGCCGACCGCAAGCTCGCGGCCACGCTCATCGCCCAGACCACCATCCTCAGCGCGGCGACCCTGCCGATCTGGATGACCGTGGCGGAATGGCTGGCGAACCGCTGA
- a CDS encoding secondary thiamine-phosphate synthase enzyme YjbQ produces the protein MQTSFGIETRGQGLYEFTGQVDAWLRDRKAGDGLLTLFIRHTSASLLIQENADPDVQRDLQAYFSRLVPPSDDPSMRYLRHTMEGPDDMPAHIKAAMMPVSLTIPVSGGRMVLGTWQGLYVFEHRDRPHLRKVAAHLAVSA, from the coding sequence ATGCAGACCAGTTTCGGGATAGAGACGCGCGGGCAGGGGCTTTACGAGTTCACGGGGCAGGTGGATGCCTGGTTGCGGGACAGGAAGGCCGGCGACGGTCTTCTGACGCTCTTCATCCGCCATACCTCGGCCAGCCTGCTGATCCAGGAGAATGCCGACCCGGATGTGCAGCGCGACCTGCAGGCCTATTTCAGTCGGCTGGTGCCGCCGTCGGACGACCCCTCGATGCGCTACCTGCGGCACACGATGGAAGGGCCCGACGACATGCCCGCCCATATCAAGGCGGCGATGATGCCGGTGAGCCTGACCATTCCGGTCAGCGGCGGGCGGATGGTTCTGGGCACGTGGCAGGGGCTCTACGTCTTCGAGCACCGCGACCGGCCGCATCTGCGGAAGGTGGCGGCGCACCTGGCTGTGTCGGCCTAG
- the nrdR gene encoding transcriptional regulator NrdR, producing the protein MRCPFCGNIDTQVKDSRPAEDHVSIRRRRFCPACGGRFTTYERVQLRDLVVVKSNGRREDFDRDKLERSIRIALQKRPVEPERVEQMISGIVRRLESLGETDIPSKTVGEIVMESLARIDTVAYVRFASVYKNFQAADDFDKFVSELRPGAAEDAPADE; encoded by the coding sequence ATGCGGTGCCCGTTTTGCGGAAACATTGATACACAGGTGAAGGACTCGCGTCCGGCGGAGGATCACGTGTCGATCCGGCGGCGGCGGTTCTGTCCGGCCTGCGGCGGCAGGTTCACGACCTACGAGCGCGTGCAGCTGCGCGATCTCGTGGTGGTCAAATCGAACGGGCGGCGCGAGGATTTCGATCGCGACAAGCTCGAACGCTCGATCCGGATCGCGCTGCAGAAGCGCCCGGTGGAACCCGAACGGGTGGAACAGATGATCTCGGGCATCGTCCGGCGGCTGGAGTCGCTGGGGGAAACCGACATCCCCTCGAAGACCGTGGGCGAGATCGTCATGGAAAGCCTGGCCCGGATCGACACCGTGGCCTACGTGCGGTTCGCGAGCGTTTACAAGAACTTCCAGGCGGCGGATGACTTCGACAAGTTCGTGAGCGAGCTGCGCCCCGGCGCCGCGGAAGACGCCCCCGCGGACGAGTGA
- the ribD gene encoding bifunctional diaminohydroxyphosphoribosylaminopyrimidine deaminase/5-amino-6-(5-phosphoribosylamino)uracil reductase RibD produces the protein MSDTDTRYMRLALALGRRGQGQCWPNPAVGCVIVRDGRVVGRGWTQPGGRPHAERVALDQAGAAARGAVAYVSLEPCAHHGKTPPCAEALIAAGVARVVAPLEDSDARVSGRGFAMLREAGIEVVTGVLAAEAEADLSGFFRKATAGRPSITLKLASSFDGRIATASGHSQWITGPEARRLVHGLRARHDAVMVGAGTARADDPMLTVRGFGVARQPVRVVVSRRLDLPQDGKLAQTAGEVPVWLCHGPDADEDRMAAWKGFGATLLPCALTGRQIDPVSVCEALAAQGLTRVFCEGGGALAASLLSAGLVDELVGFTAGFAVGAEGLPSVGAMGISSLDEAERFALAEVRQVGGDVMHRWVRT, from the coding sequence GTGAGCGACACCGATACAAGGTACATGCGTCTCGCGCTGGCGCTTGGCCGGCGCGGGCAGGGTCAATGCTGGCCCAACCCGGCCGTGGGCTGCGTGATCGTGCGTGACGGCCGGGTCGTCGGGCGCGGCTGGACCCAGCCGGGCGGGCGGCCCCATGCGGAACGGGTGGCCTTGGACCAGGCCGGCGCGGCGGCGCGGGGGGCCGTGGCCTATGTCAGCCTCGAGCCTTGCGCCCATCATGGAAAGACGCCGCCCTGTGCCGAGGCGTTGATTGCGGCGGGCGTGGCCCGGGTCGTGGCGCCGCTGGAAGACAGCGACGCGCGGGTCTCGGGCAGGGGCTTTGCCATGCTGCGGGAGGCGGGCATCGAAGTCGTCACCGGGGTTCTGGCGGCCGAGGCCGAGGCCGACCTTTCGGGGTTCTTCCGCAAGGCCACCGCCGGTCGGCCCTCCATCACGTTGAAGCTTGCCAGTTCCTTCGACGGGCGCATCGCCACGGCGAGCGGGCACAGCCAGTGGATCACCGGGCCTGAGGCGCGGCGCCTCGTGCATGGGCTGCGGGCCAGGCATGACGCGGTTATGGTGGGCGCGGGCACGGCGCGGGCGGATGACCCGATGCTTACCGTGCGCGGCTTCGGCGTGGCGCGGCAACCGGTGCGGGTGGTCGTCTCGCGCAGGCTGGATTTGCCGCAGGACGGGAAGCTCGCGCAGACGGCGGGCGAGGTGCCGGTGTGGCTGTGCCACGGGCCGGATGCGGATGAAGACCGGATGGCGGCGTGGAAGGGGTTCGGGGCGACGCTGCTGCCCTGCGCCCTGACCGGCCGGCAGATCGACCCGGTGTCGGTCTGCGAGGCGCTGGCGGCTCAGGGCCTGACGCGGGTGTTCTGCGAAGGCGGCGGCGCGCTGGCAGCCTCGCTCCTGTCGGCCGGGCTGGTCGACGAGTTGGTGGGGTTTACGGCCGGGTTCGCCGTGGGGGCCGAGGGGCTGCCATCGGTTGGGGCGATGGGGATCTCCTCGCTCGACGAGGCGGAGCGGTTTGCGCTGGCCGAGGTGCGGCAGGTTGGCGGGGACGTGATGCACCGGTGGGTGCGCACCTGA
- a CDS encoding SDR family NAD(P)-dependent oxidoreductase: MHVVITGVSRGIGHALAERYRAAGHEVTGTARAAEGAVPLDVTQPDQFPALAEAVGTKPVDLLICNAGIYPDKGQSLASGFDAETWADAMATNVTGVFLTVQTLLTGLQQAKNAKIAIISSRLGSDELAAGGSYCYRASKAAALNLGRNLAVDLKELDIAVGIYHPGWVRTDMGGEKGDVSVDESADGLVTEFDRLSLDSTGSFRTWDGRDLPF; encoded by the coding sequence ATGCATGTCGTGATCACCGGGGTCAGCCGGGGCATCGGCCACGCCCTTGCCGAGCGCTACCGTGCCGCGGGCCACGAGGTCACCGGCACCGCCCGCGCCGCCGAGGGCGCCGTGCCGCTCGACGTGACGCAACCCGACCAGTTCCCCGCGCTGGCCGAGGCGGTGGGCACCAAACCCGTCGACCTGCTGATCTGCAACGCGGGCATCTACCCCGACAAGGGGCAGTCCCTCGCCAGCGGTTTCGACGCCGAAACCTGGGCCGACGCCATGGCCACCAACGTGACCGGCGTCTTCCTCACCGTGCAGACCCTGCTGACCGGCCTGCAACAGGCGAAGAATGCGAAGATCGCCATCATCTCCAGCCGTCTGGGCAGCGACGAGCTCGCCGCCGGCGGCAGCTATTGCTACCGCGCCTCGAAAGCCGCCGCGCTCAACCTCGGCCGCAACCTCGCCGTCGATCTCAAGGAACTCGACATCGCCGTGGGCATCTACCACCCGGGCTGGGTCCGCACCGACATGGGCGGCGAAAAGGGTGATGTCAGCGTCGACGAGTCCGCCGACGGTCTGGTCACCGAGTTCGACCGCCTGAGCCTCGACAGCACCGGCAGCTTCCGCACCTGGGATGGCCGCGACCTGCCCTTCTGA
- a CDS encoding DUF1178 family protein, which translates to MIQFTLKCDQDHRFDSWFQSASAFDKLHAAGMVACAVCGSTHVEKALMAPSVRDSRRKAKEAPAAPEKAQPRERPLSAPASPAEQAMAELKRQIEKSSEYVGVNFVREARQMHEGSAPERSIYGEAKPEEARKLIEDGVPVTPLPFLPNRKSN; encoded by the coding sequence GTGATTCAGTTCACCCTCAAATGCGATCAGGACCACCGCTTCGACAGCTGGTTCCAGTCGGCCTCGGCCTTCGACAAGCTGCATGCGGCGGGGATGGTCGCCTGCGCCGTCTGCGGCTCGACCCACGTGGAAAAGGCCCTGATGGCGCCAAGCGTGCGCGACAGCCGCCGCAAGGCGAAAGAGGCGCCCGCCGCGCCCGAGAAGGCCCAGCCGCGCGAGCGCCCGCTGTCGGCCCCTGCCAGCCCCGCCGAACAGGCGATGGCCGAGCTCAAGCGCCAGATCGAGAAGAGCTCCGAATATGTCGGCGTCAATTTCGTCCGCGAGGCCCGCCAGATGCACGAGGGCAGCGCCCCCGAACGCTCGATCTACGGCGAGGCCAAGCCCGAAGAGGCCCGCAAGCTGATCGAGGATGGCGTGCCGGTCACGCCCCTGCCCTTCCTTCCCAACCGCAAATCCAACTGA
- a CDS encoding NUDIX hydrolase, whose amino-acid sequence MTQHYLKQVPIALRTRRKSDVRTQFAALCYRIRNDKPEFLMVTSRGTKRWIIPKGWPLDGCTPAESALQEAWEEAGVMGRVTGPSLGLFSYHKVLPQHGGLPCVAMVYPVRVKALADDYPELGQRKRKWMRRKKAAARVEEAELAQIIRAFDPKLMRL is encoded by the coding sequence ATGACCCAGCACTACCTCAAGCAGGTCCCCATCGCGCTCCGCACGCGGCGGAAATCCGACGTGCGCACCCAGTTTGCCGCGCTCTGCTACCGCATTCGCAACGATAAGCCCGAATTCCTCATGGTCACCTCGCGCGGCACCAAGCGTTGGATCATCCCCAAGGGCTGGCCGCTCGACGGCTGCACCCCCGCCGAATCAGCCCTGCAGGAAGCCTGGGAAGAGGCCGGCGTCATGGGCCGCGTCACCGGGCCGAGCCTGGGGCTTTTCTCCTACCACAAGGTGCTGCCCCAGCATGGCGGCCTGCCCTGCGTGGCGATGGTCTACCCCGTGCGGGTCAAGGCGCTGGCCGACGACTACCCCGAGCTGGGCCAGCGCAAGCGCAAATGGATGCGTCGCAAAAAGGCCGCGGCCCGGGTCGAGGAGGCCGAGCTCGCCCAGATCATCCGCGCCTTCGACCCCAAGCTCATGCGGCTCTGA
- the hemP gene encoding hemin uptake protein HemP: protein MMTLRRSPAGDEATAQPQYDARELIGDGQTATITLDGQIYTLRITRMGKLILTK, encoded by the coding sequence ATGATGACGCTGCGCAGATCCCCCGCCGGAGACGAGGCCACCGCGCAACCCCAGTACGACGCCCGCGAACTGATCGGCGATGGCCAGACCGCCACCATCACGCTCGACGGACAGATCTACACGCTGCGCATCACCCGCATGGGCAAGCTCATCCTGACGAAGTGA
- a CDS encoding (2Fe-2S)-binding protein — MIICHCQSITDRDIRAAVDWMRAADEDTLITPGKVYRALGKKADCGGCLPLFLDTMHQCDTFVIPMQRRVERREKSKEVSDEGRRKGYRVP; from the coding sequence ATGATCATCTGCCACTGCCAGTCGATCACAGACCGCGACATCCGCGCCGCCGTAGACTGGATGCGGGCGGCGGACGAGGACACGCTCATCACCCCCGGCAAGGTATACCGCGCGCTTGGCAAGAAAGCCGATTGCGGGGGATGCCTGCCTCTCTTCCTTGACACCATGCACCAGTGTGACACCTTTGTCATACCCATGCAGCGGCGCGTAGAGCGCCGCGAGAAATCAAAGGAAGTGAGCGATGAAGGGCGACGAAAAGGTTATCGAGTACCTTAA
- the bfr gene encoding bacterioferritin: MKGDEKVIEYLNKALRSELTAVSQYWLHYRLQEDWGYGKNAAKSREESIEEMHHADKLITRIIFLGGHPNLQKLDTLRIGETLRETLDADLAAEHDARTLYIEARDHCEKVGDYVSKNLFEELIADEEGHIDFLETQIDLYDSLGAEKYGLLNASSADEAE, encoded by the coding sequence ATGAAGGGCGACGAAAAGGTTATCGAGTACCTTAACAAGGCACTGCGAAGCGAATTGACGGCAGTGAGCCAGTACTGGCTGCATTACCGGCTGCAGGAAGACTGGGGCTATGGCAAGAACGCCGCCAAGTCACGCGAGGAAAGCATCGAGGAGATGCACCACGCCGACAAGCTGATCACGCGCATCATCTTCCTCGGCGGCCACCCCAACCTGCAGAAGCTCGACACGCTGCGCATCGGCGAGACCCTGCGCGAGACGCTGGATGCCGACCTTGCGGCCGAGCATGACGCCCGGACCCTCTATATCGAGGCGCGTGACCATTGCGAGAAGGTGGGTGACTACGTCTCGAAGAACCTGTTTGAGGAACTGATCGCCGACGAGGAAGGCCATATCGACTTCCTCGAGACGCAGATCGACCTTTACGACAGCCTTGGCGCCGAGAAGTACGGGCTTCTCAATGCGAGTTCGGCAGACGAAGCCGAGTGA
- a CDS encoding ABC transporter ATP-binding protein: MSQPIVETKGVEVRFALPTHFLSREKPVLHALNTVDIAIQPGESFCVVGESGCGKTTLGRAIIGLQPPSAGEIYFQGQRIDNMDEAARKPVRRDMQMVFQNPYASLNPRRNVFDTLAEPVQHLMPEMNTQQVRQRVEEVLDATGCDQSWQRRLPHEFSGGQRQRIAIARALVTNPAFIVADEPISALDVSIQAQILNLLTDLQAERGLTYLFITHDLSVVEHFGTRVAVMYLGRVMELATAEELFKAPKHPYTRLLLDAIPKLEGGSFDNPRKPGELPDPVNPPPGCPFAPRCPMAEAICRQDRPELRKLANGTEAACHFAE; encoded by the coding sequence ATGAGCCAGCCCATCGTCGAAACCAAGGGCGTCGAAGTGCGCTTCGCGCTGCCGACGCACTTCCTGTCGCGCGAAAAGCCGGTGCTGCACGCGCTCAACACCGTCGATATCGCCATCCAGCCCGGCGAAAGCTTCTGCGTCGTGGGCGAGTCGGGCTGCGGCAAGACAACGCTCGGCCGCGCCATCATCGGGCTGCAGCCGCCGTCCGCCGGCGAGATCTATTTCCAGGGCCAGCGCATCGACAACATGGACGAGGCCGCCCGCAAACCGGTGCGCCGCGACATGCAGATGGTGTTCCAGAACCCCTATGCCTCGCTCAACCCGCGCCGCAACGTGTTCGACACGCTGGCAGAACCGGTGCAGCACCTGATGCCGGAGATGAATACCCAGCAGGTGCGCCAGCGGGTCGAGGAAGTGCTCGACGCCACCGGCTGCGACCAGAGCTGGCAGCGCCGCCTGCCGCACGAGTTCTCGGGCGGCCAGCGCCAGCGCATCGCCATCGCCCGCGCGCTTGTCACCAACCCCGCCTTCATCGTCGCCGACGAGCCCATCTCGGCGCTCGACGTCTCGATCCAGGCGCAGATCCTCAACCTGCTGACCGACCTGCAGGCCGAACGCGGGCTGACCTACCTCTTCATCACCCACGACCTGTCGGTGGTCGAGCATTTCGGCACCCGCGTCGCGGTGATGTATCTCGGCCGCGTGATGGAGCTTGCCACCGCCGAGGAGCTCTTCAAGGCGCCCAAGCACCCCTACACGCGCCTCCTGCTCGACGCGATCCCCAAGCTCGAAGGCGGCTCCTTCGACAACCCGCGCAAGCCCGGCGAACTGCCCGACCCGGTCAACCCGCCCCCCGGCTGCCCCTTCGCGCCGCGCTGCCCCATGGCCGAGGCCATCTGCCGCCAGGACCGCCCCGAACTGCGCAAACTCGCCAACGGCACCGAAGCCGCCTGCCACTTCGCGGAATAG
- a CDS encoding ABC transporter ATP-binding protein → MAMLEVRDLHVAFPRGKRDEVEALRGVDLTLEKGERLGVVGESGAGKSMLAFAILNLIAEPGRVSGGTINFHGENLLELSERKIRKLRGNRISMIFQDPMVTLNPVMTIGAQMIETLQAHRRISKSEAHKLCVEKLRMVAIPSAENRMTSYPHELSGGLRQRVVIAIALLTDPELIIADEPTTALDVTIQAEIMALILKLCRENDVALILITHDLGVVAEVTERIMIMYAGKCVEEGPTQEIIKGPQHPYTYGLLQALPQNAERGERLYQIPGSMPPITALPKGCAYHPRCNRATERCRQEIPERAGGHAACFHPLTPAEAAS, encoded by the coding sequence ATGGCAATGCTCGAAGTGCGTGACCTGCACGTGGCCTTTCCGCGCGGCAAGCGCGACGAGGTCGAGGCCCTGCGCGGGGTCGACCTGACGCTGGAAAAGGGCGAGCGGCTGGGCGTTGTCGGCGAATCCGGCGCCGGCAAGTCGATGCTGGCCTTCGCCATCCTGAACCTCATCGCCGAGCCCGGCCGGGTGTCGGGCGGCACGATCAATTTCCACGGGGAAAACCTGCTGGAGCTGTCCGAGCGGAAGATCCGCAAGCTTCGCGGCAACCGCATCTCGATGATCTTCCAGGACCCGATGGTCACGCTGAACCCGGTGATGACGATCGGCGCCCAGATGATCGAGACGCTGCAGGCGCACCGCCGCATCTCGAAATCCGAGGCGCACAAGCTCTGCGTGGAAAAGCTGCGCATGGTGGCCATCCCCTCGGCCGAGAACCGGATGACCTCCTACCCGCATGAGCTGTCGGGCGGCCTGCGCCAGCGTGTCGTCATCGCCATTGCCCTTCTGACCGACCCGGAACTGATCATCGCCGACGAGCCCACCACCGCGCTCGACGTGACGATTCAGGCCGAGATCATGGCCCTCATCCTCAAGCTCTGCCGCGAGAATGACGTGGCGCTGATCCTCATCACCCACGACCTTGGCGTCGTGGCCGAGGTGACCGAGCGGATCATGATCATGTATGCGGGCAAATGCGTCGAGGAAGGCCCCACGCAGGAGATCATCAAGGGCCCGCAGCACCCCTATACCTACGGCCTGCTGCAGGCGCTGCCGCAGAATGCCGAGCGTGGCGAGCGGCTCTACCAGATCCCCGGCTCAATGCCGCCGATCACCGCCCTGCCCAAGGGCTGCGCCTATCACCCGCGCTGCAACCGCGCGACCGAGCGCTGCCGGCAGGAGATTCCCGAACGCGCGGGCGGCCACGCCGCCTGCTTCCACCCCCTCACCCCGGCGGAGGCCGCCTCATGA
- a CDS encoding ABC transporter permease → MITWRFVFKRFIGDPVAMAAGLVLLLLVLMAALAPFIAPQNPYDLMQLSIMDSEMPPAWQDGGDERFLLGTDAQGRGVLSTIMYGTGISLLIGIGAVVVQAILGITLGLIAGYKGGWIDAFLMRLADIQMSLSTLMIAIIVLAIFNAAFDANTYADYAIFMLIMIIGIAEWPKFARTVRSSVLGEKSKEYVDAARVIGLPARKVMWGHILPNTLTPVLVISTIQVAEAIMTEAALSFLGLGMPTDRPSLGSLIRSGFEFIFSGSWWITLYPAIVLVVLILALNLLGDWMRDVLNPKLRRGED, encoded by the coding sequence ATGATCACCTGGCGCTTTGTCTTCAAACGCTTCATTGGCGACCCGGTGGCGATGGCCGCGGGCCTCGTGCTCCTGCTGCTGGTGCTGATGGCGGCGCTGGCGCCCTTCATCGCGCCGCAGAACCCCTATGACCTGATGCAGCTGTCGATCATGGACAGCGAGATGCCCCCCGCATGGCAGGATGGCGGCGACGAGCGCTTCCTGCTGGGCACCGACGCGCAGGGGCGCGGCGTGCTGTCGACCATCATGTACGGCACCGGCATTTCCCTCCTGATCGGGATCGGCGCGGTGGTGGTGCAGGCCATTCTCGGCATCACGCTGGGCCTCATTGCCGGCTACAAGGGTGGCTGGATCGACGCCTTCCTGATGCGGCTGGCGGATATCCAGATGTCGCTTTCCACCCTGATGATCGCGATCATCGTGCTGGCCATCTTCAACGCCGCCTTCGACGCCAACACCTATGCCGATTACGCGATCTTCATGCTGATCATGATCATCGGCATCGCCGAATGGCCCAAGTTCGCCCGCACCGTGCGCAGCTCGGTCCTGGGTGAGAAGTCAAAGGAATATGTTGACGCCGCCCGCGTCATCGGCCTGCCGGCGCGCAAGGTGATGTGGGGGCATATCCTGCCCAACACGCTGACGCCAGTGCTGGTCATCTCGACCATCCAGGTGGCCGAGGCGATCATGACCGAGGCCGCGCTCTCGTTCCTCGGGCTGGGCATGCCGACCGACCGCCCGTCGCTGGGCTCGCTCATCCGCTCGGGTTTCGAGTTCATCTTCTCGGGCTCGTGGTGGATCACCCTCTACCCCGCCATCGTGCTGGTGGTGCTGATCCTGGCGCTGAACCTCCTGGGCGACTGGATGCGCGACGTGCTCAATCCGAAACTGCGGCGGGGAGAGGACTGA